A single Deltaproteobacteria bacterium DNA region contains:
- a CDS encoding thioredoxin family protein: protein MEIKILGPGCAKCHQVEKLVKETLAETGADANVEHVTDFKKIAEYGVFSTPSVVVDGKVKSVGKIPKKEEIKTWIVK, encoded by the coding sequence ATGGAAATCAAGATTTTAGGTCCTGGATGTGCGAAATGCCATCAGGTGGAAAAACTAGTCAAAGAAACGCTCGCTGAAACGGGCGCAGATGCAAATGTCGAACATGTCACTGATTTCAAGAAGATCGCCGAGTACGGAGTTTTTAGCACGCCGTCGGTGGTCGTGGACGGCAAGGTCAAATCAGTAGGCAAGATTCCGAAAAAAGAAGAAATCAAGACCTGGATCGTGAAGTAA
- a CDS encoding metalloregulator ArsR/SmtB family transcription factor has protein sequence MEEFIKVMKALSDPNRVKIIKILQKRVMCVCEIQTALRLAQPTISKHMKVLEKAGLVSRSKDGLWVNYSITDGAQSPFAASLLGHMRHWVSEDPDIQRLLDRLDEIQREDICKSP, from the coding sequence ATGGAGGAATTCATTAAGGTCATGAAGGCCCTGTCGGACCCCAACCGGGTGAAGATCATTAAGATACTGCAAAAAAGGGTTATGTGTGTCTGCGAGATTCAGACAGCCCTGCGGTTAGCACAGCCCACTATATCCAAGCACATGAAAGTTCTGGAGAAGGCGGGTCTCGTGAGCCGCAGCAAAGACGGTTTGTGGGTCAACTATTCCATTACCGACGGCGCACAGAGCCCCTTTGCTGCAAGTCTCCTTGGACACATGCGCCACTGGGTCTCTGAAGATCCGGATATCCAGAGGCTCCTCGACCGTCTTGATGAGATTCAGCGGGAAGACATCTGCAAGAGCCCATGA